In Rhodothermales bacterium, the genomic window ACCGCTAGCGAGGATGACCTGCGTCTGGGCGAGGCTGGCCTGGATGCTGAAGCTGGTGCCAATCGCGCTTGTTCGGGCCGTGGGAGTTTCCACCATAAACGCCTCATCGCCGGGAATGACGTGGAAAAACGCCTGCCCCCGCAATGTTACGGCCCGAGTCGCACTGGCAGATCGCTCCGACTTGCGGTAGCTGAGGCGGGAAGGGCCGAGGAGGCGGATGGTCGATCCATCGGCAAAAATCACGTCCTCGGTCTGCCCGTAGTCCGTGTGCACAACTACCAGATGCTCGCTGCGCCAGGCGAGGACGGAAACCGAAACGGCGGTTACAAGCAGGAAAACGCCGGCGACAACCCGTTTTCTCCAGGTAGACCTGTTTTGGGCGCGCCGGTTTGGAGACCGGTCGCGCCGCGCGCCCGGCGTCTCCGCCGGCGCTTCATCCCACAACCGGCTGAATTCCCGGCTTGCCGCTCGGATTTGATCGGACACATCCCGCAACGCGGGGTGGGCGGCAAAGGCCGCATCGAGGGCGTCACGCGTTTCCTCCAGCCAGGTGGCCTCTTCGTCGCTCAGTGTGACGCCTTCGGCATCAAGTGCATAAAGCACCAGCATCGTGCGATCCGGCATGACGCGGTGCAGGTTATTTCGCGCCTCCGCCTGAAGCGTTTGCCAGCGCACCAGTATTTCGCCCAGTTCAGGACTGGTCTCCAGTTGCCTGCGTAACGACGCCTGTTCCTCAGGGGTCAATTCATCGTAACTCAGGATAGCTTCGTAAGCGTCGCGCATGAAAAAGAGGGACGCAGGCTGGTGCTCTGGTCGGCAATGGTACGGACGAACGCGGATCGATTCGATATGCTACGGTAGCCGCTCGCTTCCCCCGGGAAGTAACACGTCGGGGGCAATTAAAACGGGAAATGCCGTACCTCTTCCGGAATAGGAGTCCACAACGCTTGGGCCAGCATCCGGGCGCCGAGGGCATGCCGCCCCCGGTCAGCGCCCCAACTAAGCACCCGGCGCGTATCAAACGGGAGGGTTGCCTACAGATTTTGAGGCGCAGCGGGGCTGGCGTGCTTCTCCTGGCGCGGCACGACCGGCCCCATCATCACAATCCGTTCCTCGAGGGCCGGCGTATAGCCTTCGTGGCCATCCAGGTTGCGCGGATAAGGCGGCATTTTCGCACGCGATCTGCGACGGAGTTGCAGCACGGCGATGGTGCGGGCGTCCACCTGCAGGGCGCGGGTCTGTGCCGCCGGGGCTGGCGCGACCTGGTGTGTCGAGTCCCTGGCACTGCGGTTTTCGCCGGCCGGAAAGCCCGCTACAAGCCCGAAGGATAGGTAAAGAATGGCAAGGGAGAACATGGAGACACCGTTCTGTATGCCTCTGGTACATGCGATGGGCACATTGGTTTTCCTGAAGGTCGTACTCGATTGCGAAACAATGTAACGCAGGTAAGGTCGGCCGCGTCGATGACTCGACGCGGCCGACCTTGTTACGCTCGCTGCCCGGTGCGCCTTATGGCTGAATTAAAGGCAGGCTATGCTGCGGTCCTCAGAGATTGCGTGGCTCGTTTTCGCCATGGGAGTCGCCGCCGTTACCGCCGGTGCCGCCCGTGGCCTGGACGTCGGAGGGCTCGGGCCCGGTGAGGGAGGCGGCGTTGCAGCCGGCGAGGAAGGTGGCGCCAGCGAGGCTGACGATGACGAGGAAGGAGCGGAGGGAGAGGGTGATGGATTTCATAGCGATGTCTGTGTGATAATGTCGTGTGGTAAAGGGAAAATGGAAGGTGTGAGAACCGTGAGTTTGACTACAGATTGCGTGGCTCGTTTTCGCCATGGGAGTCGCCGCCGTTACCGCCGGTGCCGCCCGTGGCCTGGACGTCGGAGGGCTCGGGTCCGGTGAGGGAGGCGGCATTGCAGCCGGCGAGGAGGGTGGCGCCGGCGAGGCTGGCGATGACGAGGAAGGAGCGGAGGGAGCGTGTGGTTGTGTTCATGGAGTTTACCATTTCTGGGTTGGTGATGGACAGGCCCGACTGGAGCGAACCGGCCGGATTATTAGCGTAAAAGGGAGGGCAGTTCGTGGCTGCGTTTTGAGGGTAGACGTAGCCAATTCGTGTATCCACGGAGCTGTTGTCGACGGGAAGAGGGGGTGTAGGCGCACCATGCGGTTACGTCAAGTTTGTGAGCAACGTGCGACAGGGCGGCCCAGGGGTCGCCTTGTCTGCAATGGTGGGGAAGGGCCGAAATCATGCCTTTACCCTCG contains:
- a CDS encoding FecR domain-containing protein — protein: MRDAYEAILSYDELTPEEQASLRRQLETSPELGEILVRWQTLQAEARNNLHRVMPDRTMLVLYALDAEGVTLSDEEATWLEETRDALDAAFAAHPALRDVSDQIRAASREFSRLWDEAPAETPGARRDRSPNRRAQNRSTWRKRVVAGVFLLVTAVSVSVLAWRSEHLVVVHTDYGQTEDVIFADGSTIRLLGPSRLSYRKSERSASATRAVTLRGQAFFHVIPGDEAFMVETPTARTSAIGTSFSIQASLAQTQVILASGQVSVASRRWNHPPVTLSPGQTSRIRGLRRPTPPAAVSDMARTLSWSGYLVFHETPLREVARHLSQTYGETVTIEPALENERFTATLAPDSLSIDQAVNLIAIAFNTRAVRNDQAIHLGAPENILP